The Methanosarcinales archaeon genome contains the following window.
CCCGCGATTTGATGGCCCTGCTGCAGCTGGATTTTATTGATGTGGCAGCTAAGGAAGGAAAGACCATACCGTATGAGTCTACAATGATCAGGGAGACATTGAAGCATACTATAACACTGGATTATGGGGACGTTACTGATATTGCTCCTGATATGAAACTCACTATGCACAACGCCGGGCATATTATCGGGTCTTCGATAGTTCATTTCCATGTGGGGGATGGTTTGTATAATATCGCATTTACAGGGGATTACAAATATGAAAAGACCAGGCTGTTCGACCCGGCAGTAAATAATTTCCCCAGGATCGAGAGCATAATCACAGAATCTACATATGGCGGTTCTAAGGATATGCAGCCATCTAGAAAAGAAGCCGAGTTTAACCTGCAGGAGGTCGTGAAAGAGACCGTGAGTAGAGGAGGTACTGTACTTATCCCTGCATTTGCCGTTGGCAGAAGCCAGGAGGTCATGTTGGTTCTGGAAGAAGCTATCAGATTAGGTATCGTGGATAAGATCCCGGTCTATCTTGATGGTATGATCTGGGAGGCCACTGCAATCCATACTACATATCCTGAGTACTTAAACAGTGATCTTCGAAACCTTATATTCCATAAAGGCATGAATCCGTTCCTCTCAGAATGTTTTCAGCAGGTGGATTCTGTTGAGAAACGTAAAGATCTATTAACAAACCCCAGACCAGGTGTTATCCTGGCAACCTCAGGTATGATGAATGGCGGACCTATCATGGAATACCTCAGAGCCTATGGACCAGATGCCAAGAACTCACTTGTATTTGTGGGATACCAGGCAGAAGGGACCATGGGGCGCCGGCTGCAGAAGGGCTGGAGCGAAGTGCCTGTCCATCATAATGGGAGGACTGATACAATCAAGATCGAGCTGCAAGTACACACAGTAGATGGATTTTCAGGCCACTCTGACCGTAAGCAGTTGATGAGTTATATCAAGAAGATGAAACCAAGGCCTGAATATATTATGACAGAACATGGAGATGAAAAAAGCTGTCTGGATCTGGCTAGTTCATTGTATAGAAAATACAGGATCGAGACAAGGGCACCCATGAACCTGGA
Protein-coding sequences here:
- a CDS encoding beta-CASP ribonuclease aCPSF1, with protein sequence MSLEHVLDELKVKITKKLPVGVTISDVEFEGPELVIYTPEPKKFADNGDIIRNLAKDLRKRLVVRPDPGVLAEPEVVIEKISKIVPEDAGITSHYFEPDTGEVIIEAEKPGIVIGRHGNTLREITKEIGWTPKVVRTPPIKSSTVKNVRQYLRDHKDERKALLKTMGRKIHREISSKDKWVRITALGGCREVGRSCFLLSTPETKVLIDCGVNVGSDDNGSPYLYIPEVTPINQIDAVILTHAHLDHCGLVPLLYKYGYEGPVYCTPPTRDLMALLQLDFIDVAAKEGKTIPYESTMIRETLKHTITLDYGDVTDIAPDMKLTMHNAGHIIGSSIVHFHVGDGLYNIAFTGDYKYEKTRLFDPAVNNFPRIESIITESTYGGSKDMQPSRKEAEFNLQEVVKETVSRGGTVLIPAFAVGRSQEVMLVLEEAIRLGIVDKIPVYLDGMIWEATAIHTTYPEYLNSDLRNLIFHKGMNPFLSECFQQVDSVEKRKDLLTNPRPGVILATSGMMNGGPIMEYLRAYGPDAKNSLVFVGYQAEGTMGRRLQKGWSEVPVHHNGRTDTIKIELQVHTVDGFSGHSDRKQLMSYIKKMKPRPEYIMTEHGDEKSCLDLASSLYRKYRIETRAPMNLETIRLV